A single window of Taeniopygia guttata chromosome 1, bTaeGut7.mat, whole genome shotgun sequence DNA harbors:
- the LOC115494437 gene encoding thyroid hormone-inducible hepatic protein, translating into MEQYFSATQKMEREVMFPSLLRGVFPQQEGAAPAAESRTDLYERYQLLKAIKPMVEKGLASVADQSPSGADADVDTSSDSNEAEDAQLEERLSHHLNGLQQVLTHLTRDTNALTRRYSQILEQISPSEGQPSW; encoded by the coding sequence AGCGGGAGGTGATGTTCCCCAGCCTGCTCCGAGGGGTCTTCCCGCAGCAGGAgggggcagccccggctgcagaGAGCCGCACGGACCTCTACGAGCGCTACCAGCTCCTCAAGGCCATCAAGCCCATGGTGGAGAAAGGCCTGGCCTCTGTCGCTGACCAGAGCCCCAGCGGTGCCGACGCCGACGTGGACACATCCTCGGACAGCAACGAGGCCGAGGATGCCCAGCTCGAGGAGCGCCTGTCCCACCACCTGAATGGGCTGCAGCAGGTCCTCACCCACCTCACCAGGGACACCAACGCCCTGACCCGGAGGTACAGCCAGATCCTGGAGCAGATCAGCCCCAGCGAGGGGCAGCCCAGCTGGTGA